Genomic window (Streptomyces sp. SLBN-31):
ATGGCGATGGCGCAGAAGCTCTACCCGGGCTGCGACATCTGGCTGAACAACCCGCTGCGCCCGCTGGAGGCCTGCGGCACGTCCGGCATGAAGGCGGCTCTCAACGGCTGCCTCAACCTCTCGGTCCTGGACGGCTGGTGGGACGAGTGGTTCCAGCCCGACTTCGGCTGGGCGATCCCCACGGCGGACGGGGTGGGCACCGACCCGGACCGGCGCGACGACATAGAGGCGGAGGCGCTGTACGACCTGCTGGAGCAGCGGGTGGCACCCCGCTTCTACGAACGCGGACAGCACGGACTGCCCGACCGCTGGATCGAGATGGTCCGCCAGACCCTGACCCTCCTCGGTCCGAAGGTGCTGGCCGGCCGCATGGTGCGCGAGTACGTGGAGCGCCTCTACGCCCCGGCCGCGCAGGCGCACCGCGCGATGGACCCCGACTCCGCGCGCGAACTCGCCGCCTGGAAGGGGCGGGTGCGGGCCGCCTGGCACGAGGTGAAGGTCGACCACGTGGAGACGTCGGCCACCACGGCCACCGCGGAACTGGGCACCACGCTCGCCCTGCGGGTACGCGTCGCCCTCGGCGACCTCGGTCCGGACGACGTGGAGGTGCAGGCCGTCTCCGGCCGGGTCGACACCCAGGACCGCATCGCGGACGCCGAGGCGGTCCCGCTGAAACCGGCGGGCGCCCCGGACCAGGACGGCCGCTGGGTCTACGAGGGCCCCCTCTCCCTCGACCGCACCGGCCCCTACGGCTACACCGTCCGCATCCTGCCGGCGCACCGACTGCTGGCCTCCGGCGCGGAGTTGGGACTGGTGGCGGTGCCCAGCGAGGAGACCGGCGAGGGGGCGGGGGTGCTGATGCGCTAGCGGTCCGGCGGTGCCGGGCGGGGGCGCGGTCGTACGGCCGTCCCGCCCGGTTCGGGCCGCGGGGGCGTCACCACTCCGCGAGGTCGGCGCACATCCGGCGCAGCACCTTCCCGCAGCGCCGCGCGTACGCGTTCTGCAGGCCGCGGGTGGCCGCCCCGCCCGCTCGCGCGTACCACTTGGCCGGGCGGCTGAACGCCGACACCGTCAGCCATACGGTGCCGTCGCCGGTGCGGTCCACGACGAACGCCTCCTCGCCGCACTCGGGATGTCCGGCCAGCGTGCCGTACGCCCAGCCGGCGCGGCGGGGTTCGTCGACCGTGTAGACGATCCGGCAGGGGGCCTTGATCATTCCGGCGAGGGTGACCGTGACGTCGACGTCGGCGGCGGCGCGGTCCGCGCTCGCCTCGATGCCGACGCCCATCTCCCGGTGCATCTCCCAGGTCAGCACCGCCTCGGAGGCCCGGCGGAAGACCTTCTCGCCCTCGCCGATGCGCGTACGCACATGCAGCTGGTGGAAGCCCGGCGGGCAGAACCCGCCGCGCCGGGTCGCGCCGATGTCGTCGTACGTGAAGTCGCTCGGGGGCATGGGACACAAGAGTAGGGCGGCACCCGGGGAAGTCCTCTCCCCGGGTGCCGCCCGCCAACCCCCCTCGGGTCAGCTGACGTTGACCGCGGACCAGGCCGCCGCCACCGCGTTGTACTCGGTGCTGCCGGAGCCGTAGAGCGCGGCCGCCGCGCTCAGCGTGCCGGTGCGTGCCGACTTGTAGTTCGTCGTCGACGTGAAGTACGTCGTCAGCGCCTTGTACCAGATCTGCAGCGCCTTGGCGCGGCCGATGCCGGTGACCGTGGAGCCGTTGGACGTCGGCGAGTTGTAGCTCACGCCGTTGATCGTCTTGCTGCCGCTGCCCTCGGAGAGCAGGTAGAAGAAGTGGTTCGCCACACCCGAGGAGTAGTGGACGTCCAGGTTGCCGACGGAGGAGGACCAGTAGTCCGCCGAGCCGCCGTCCTTGCTGGGCTTGTCCATGTAGCGCAGCGGGGTGCCGTCGCCGTTGATGTTGATCTTCTCGCCGATGAGGTAGTCGCCGGCGTCGGAGGAGTTCGCGGCGTAGAACTCCACACCGGTGCCGAAGATGTCGGAGGTCGCCTCGTTCAGACCGCCGGACTCGCCCGAGTAGTTCAGGCCCGCGGTGTTGGAGGTGACGCCGTGGCTCATCTCGTGCCCGGCGACGTCCAGGGACGTCAGCGGGTGGGTGTTGCCGGAGCCGTCGCCGTAGGTCATGCAGAAGCAGCTGTCGTCCCAGAAGGCGTTCACGTACGAGTTGCCGTAGTGGACGCGGGAGTAGGCGCCGACGCCGTTGTTCTTGATGCCGGAGCGGCCGAACGTGGACTTGTAGAAGTCCCAGGTCTCCTGCGCGCCGTAGGCGGCGTCGGCGGCCGCCGTCTGGTCGGTGGTGGAGCTGGAGGCGGCGCCGGTGCCCCACACGTTGTCCGCGTCGGTGAACAGCGTGCCGGTGCCCGAGGTCTTGTGGGCCAGGTTGTACGTCTTGTGGCCGCCGCGCGTGGTGTCGTACAGCTGGTACGTCGAACCCGACAGGTTCGTCGTCAGGCTGACGGTGCCCGAGTACAGCGTCTTGCCGGTGCCGGTGGCGTTCTCGATGCCCTGGTACTCGAAGAGCTTCTTGCCGGTGGCGGCGTCGGTGATGACGTGCAGCTGGTTGGGGGTGCCGTCGTCCTGCAGGCCGCCGACGACCGTCTCGTAGGCGAGGACGGGCTTGCCCGAGCCGGCCCAGATCACCTTGCGGGCGCCGTCGGCCGCGGACTTGGTGGAGCCCAGCGTCTTGGCGGCGCTGACCGCCTGCTTCTCGGCCTTGGCCGGGGTGAGCTGCGCCTTGAGGGAGGCGACCTTGATGGCGGCCTTCACGGCTCTGGTCACACCCTCGGTCCTGCCGGCCTTCGAGGTGTGGACGACGAGGTCGCCGCCGAGGACCGGCAGGCCCGCGT
Coding sequences:
- a CDS encoding DUF1990 domain-containing protein, translated to MPPSDFTYDDIGATRRGGFCPPGFHQLHVRTRIGEGEKVFRRASEAVLTWEMHREMGVGIEASADRAAADVDVTVTLAGMIKAPCRIVYTVDEPRRAGWAYGTLAGHPECGEEAFVVDRTGDGTVWLTVSAFSRPAKWYARAGGAATRGLQNAYARRCGKVLRRMCADLAEW
- a CDS encoding M4 family metallopeptidase; translated protein: MTPLYARHKRSTLAIATAVAAGALLTTGLTTGTAAAAPTKADAATAARPAAAPTALSAATRVSLIKEAQADVAETAQKIGLGAKEKLVVKDVVKDADGSTHTRYERTYAGLPVLGGDLVVHTSKAGRTEGVTRAVKAAIKVASLKAQLTPAKAEKQAVSAAKTLGSTKSAADGARKVIWAGSGKPVLAYETVVGGLQDDGTPNQLHVITDAATGKKLFEYQGIENATGTGKTLYSGTVSLTTNLSGSTYQLYDTTRGGHKTYNLAHKTSGTGTLFTDADNVWGTGAASSSTTDQTAAADAAYGAQETWDFYKSTFGRSGIKNNGVGAYSRVHYGNSYVNAFWDDSCFCMTYGDGSGNTHPLTSLDVAGHEMSHGVTSNTAGLNYSGESGGLNEATSDIFGTGVEFYAANSSDAGDYLIGEKININGDGTPLRYMDKPSKDGGSADYWSSSVGNLDVHYSSGVANHFFYLLSEGSGSKTINGVSYNSPTSNGSTVTGIGRAKALQIWYKALTTYFTSTTNYKSARTGTLSAAAALYGSGSTEYNAVAAAWSAVNVS